TACCTTCTTTAACATTTGTACCTTCAAGACGTACAACTAATGGTAATGTTAATTCCACTTCTTTTACTGCCGCTACGATACCTTCAGCGATAATATCACAACGCATAATACCACCAAAGATATTAACGAAAATACCTTTAACGTTTTCATCGCCTAAAATAATTTTGAACGCTTCAGTAACTTTTTCTTTAGTTGCACCGCCACCTACGTCAAGGAAGTTAGCTGGGTTACCATTAAAGTGATTAATCGTATCCATTGTCGCCATCGCTAGACCTGCACCGTTCACCATACAACCAATATTACCGTCTAATGCGATATAAGATAAATCGTATTTAGAAGCTTCAATTTCTTTTGGATCTTCTTCTTCTAAATCGCGTAATTCAACGATATCTTTGTGACGGAATAATGCGTTGTCATCAAAGTTGATTTTAGAGTCAAGTGCTAAAACATCCCCTTCACCTGTTAAAACAAGTGGGTTAATTTCAACGATTGAACAATCTTTTTCAATGAACACATTATATAAAGCAATTAAAAACTTAACCGCTTTGTTAATTGATTCTTTAGGAATATTGATGTTAAATGCGATACGACGTGCTTGATATGGTGCTAAACCAACCACTGGGTCTATTGTTTCTTTGAAGATTTTTTCAGGGTTTTTCGCTGCAACTTCTTCAATTTCAGTTCCACCCTCTTCAGACGCCATCAAAGTCACTCGGTCTGTTGCACGATCAATAACGAAACCAACATAATATTCTTTTTGGATATTGGCACCTTCTTCAATGTAAAGACGCTTCACTTCTTTACCTTCAGGACCTGTTTGGTGTGTCACGAGCACTTTTCCAAGTAACTCATTTGCATATGCTTCAACTTCTGATAAAGACTTGGCAATTTTAACACCACCCGCTTTACCACGTCCCCCCGCATGGATTTGCGCTTTAACAACATATACATCTGTGTCTAACTCTTTTGCTTTTTCAACAGCTTCTTCAGCAGAAAAAGCCACGCGCCCTTCTGGTACTGCTACGCCCATTGAGCGAAAAATTTCTTTTCCTTGATACTCATGGATATTCATACTCCATCCTCCTGTTTCTTAAGGTTAAGTTCAAGTACAATTATAGGAAATGTAAGCGCTATTGTAAACAGATTCCCTCTCGTATCACGATGTTTTATAAAGTCTGACATCCTCTTCAACACACGCAATACATTGTTTAACCCGATATCAAATGATAAAAATTATTTTTTTGCCCATCGAACCCAACACAAACGACAGATGAAAAACAACTGATAGCACTACATCTTCCCTATCAAAAGAATGAGAATCCGTTTGTGGTTTGTCATGCCATGCACCTCACCCTCCACTCCCTTCACTACAAGAAGAATGATGTGTGGAAGATTTTGTTTGAGCACATCACTCCACCTCTAAAACAAAAAATGTTGTGAGGTCAAGTTTGTTTTGAACATTACGAATACCCCTCATCTCAGTTTAAGGACTACACCAAGATTGAAAAAATCGCGCAAGTCCTAATCATGTTCAACTATTCTACATCATCTATCTAGAATGAGAGGGGCAAGAATTTTGTATTTGAATACATCACTTCATTAACTC
Above is a genomic segment from Staphylococcus delphini containing:
- the sucC gene encoding ADP-forming succinate--CoA ligase subunit beta gives rise to the protein MNIHEYQGKEIFRSMGVAVPEGRVAFSAEEAVEKAKELDTDVYVVKAQIHAGGRGKAGGVKIAKSLSEVEAYANELLGKVLVTHQTGPEGKEVKRLYIEEGANIQKEYYVGFVIDRATDRVTLMASEEGGTEIEEVAAKNPEKIFKETIDPVVGLAPYQARRIAFNINIPKESINKAVKFLIALYNVFIEKDCSIVEINPLVLTGEGDVLALDSKINFDDNALFRHKDIVELRDLEEEDPKEIEASKYDLSYIALDGNIGCMVNGAGLAMATMDTINHFNGNPANFLDVGGGATKEKVTEAFKIILGDENVKGIFVNIFGGIMRCDIIAEGIVAAVKEVELTLPLVVRLEGTNVKEGKQILKDSGLAIEPANTMAEGAQKIVKLVNEA